One genomic segment of bacterium includes these proteins:
- a CDS encoding LysM domain-containing protein: MQQDKSRFDGYAGAIHFWDGSRYVLAYTSSSIFETEEDAEAGQSIDTVDFNPDALSSLSAAHVSWRHVVQSGETVERISTKYSTEAEEIIRQNTLSGPNGLRVGQELIYDSARTKDGKHSNKALQPTR, encoded by the coding sequence ATGCAGCAGGACAAGTCGCGATTTGACGGGTACGCCGGAGCCATTCACTTCTGGGACGGCTCGAGATATGTCTTGGCCTATACGTCGTCGTCGATCTTCGAAACTGAAGAGGATGCAGAAGCTGGACAATCTATTGATACCGTAGACTTCAATCCCGACGCTCTGTCTTCCTTGTCAGCTGCCCACGTCTCATGGCGCCATGTTGTGCAGTCTGGGGAGACTGTTGAACGAATATCCACCAAGTACTCCACTGAAGCCGAAGAGATCATCCGTCAGAATACCTTGAGTGGTCCCAATGGGCTGAGGGTTGGTCAAGAACTCATCTATGACAGCGCAAGAACAAAGGATGGAAAGCACTCCAACAAGGCGTTGCAGCCGACGCGCTGA
- a CDS encoding DUF1232 domain-containing protein, with the protein MKNTIETASPPPESRARMKYVERSRSLLALFKTEIQVYRLVMRHPLTPRISRIILSIAIAYAISPIDLIPDFIPVLGHLDDLLILPLLVWTARRTIPEEVVMECRRQVDGNRNGQPGVVADGSGLSRAVRGTARAIPSRG; encoded by the coding sequence ATGAAAAATACTATTGAAACTGCTTCACCACCACCGGAGTCTCGAGCACGCATGAAATACGTCGAAAGATCTCGATCACTCCTTGCTCTATTCAAAACAGAAATACAGGTCTACCGGCTTGTCATGCGCCATCCGCTCACCCCAAGGATTTCACGAATAATTCTCAGCATCGCGATCGCCTATGCCATCTCACCTATTGATCTGATTCCTGATTTTATTCCAGTGCTTGGCCACCTCGACGATCTGTTGATTTTGCCTCTCCTGGTATGGACAGCAAGAAGAACAATCCCAGAAGAGGTCGTAATGGAGTGCAGAAGACAAGTCGATGGGAATAGGAATGGCCAACCAGGCGTTGTAGCCGACGGATCCGGTCTGTCACGGGCTGTGCGGGGCACAGCCCGCGCCATCCCATCCCGCGGCTAA